A single window of Intrasporangium calvum DSM 43043 DNA harbors:
- a CDS encoding ATP-binding protein, translating to MIVTASLGSATGPGPSGTAFVGRHAEIERLEAVWAAVEDDRRQLVFVGGEPGVGKTRLVAEAAKALREHGATVLWGACREDLDIPYRPFIAILEQALGQATPAALAEIPPSAAAPLLRLTAKAAHHWPQSPQPAPGDPESRPVLFDAVLRVLLAVAERGPLVLVLEDLHWAQEPTLALLSHMAESTAGEQLLVLATRRTTAPDRTDAVTYAIADLHRLDGVERIDLVGLSTEDVAEYLLRQTGVSRASVRAAAPVLRDHTGGNPFFLQEYWHDLQTRGGLEAMRSGFAQAPRSVQDALERRLAAFSAEHARVVELAAVAGDQIDPSVLVQADDLDSAVVLEGLDFGVRAGLLGTDPDGGGFRFAHALARQAVLDRMSSTGRAAAHARVAEVLEGRMAEDDPGLVAQLAHHYLQAKALGHGDKAVHYLVLAAEQAVRSIAPGEAAALYERAAQLHAAQGPPRVELLLTAARCYMHAGDFTTARRLYADLASSKSPRTRLLAAIGHEDASARPGVNGQPSLVMLSEALEGAALDRSDPLYVRALASMGRASAFTGDSQRARVWGEDALALARADGDAELVAHALGRTLWQGMTPQLAPELLARAVELYEIGSRLGDADHLGPAAFYRSVFAYIVGDEPAWTSAQRDLTELALSRGQPFFRYVAGCSRYAHRYAVGDYAAAERIVAWLEQFNQEFDGATEGSWGVQQFMLRRVTGRLAQVRPFLTGKEHLDGHWLPGLLALYTELEMWPAAAPLLSHLCDQIQDHRTGAQWGGVLAFMTEAAVKLDDVSTARVLRPLLARHADGNLMAGQFVAVFGSADRRLGELDSLLGASSADLHFERALAMDRRMGAVTHQAETLAAWSRHRARVSGTTAGPSAAGLADEAGALARRIGHWAVLRDLDTVPAPDAVHPPLPNGLTEREVDVLRLVAEGLSNREIGERLFLSANTAANHVRSILGKTAAPNRTKAAIFATEHGLLRSGR from the coding sequence GTGATCGTGACCGCCTCGCTGGGCTCAGCGACCGGGCCCGGGCCAAGTGGTACAGCCTTCGTCGGCCGCCACGCTGAGATCGAACGTCTGGAGGCGGTCTGGGCAGCGGTCGAGGACGACCGACGGCAACTGGTCTTCGTAGGTGGTGAGCCGGGGGTCGGCAAGACCCGGCTGGTGGCGGAGGCCGCGAAGGCGCTGCGCGAGCATGGGGCCACGGTGCTCTGGGGTGCCTGCCGGGAGGACCTCGACATCCCCTACCGGCCGTTCATCGCGATCCTGGAGCAGGCGCTCGGCCAGGCGACCCCCGCAGCGCTCGCAGAGATTCCGCCGTCGGCGGCGGCCCCGCTCCTCAGGCTGACCGCCAAGGCCGCCCACCACTGGCCACAGTCGCCACAACCCGCTCCCGGCGACCCCGAGTCCCGGCCGGTCCTCTTCGACGCGGTGCTGCGCGTCCTGTTGGCGGTGGCCGAGCGTGGGCCGCTGGTGCTGGTTCTCGAAGACCTGCACTGGGCACAGGAGCCGACCCTGGCGTTGCTCTCCCACATGGCCGAGTCGACCGCGGGGGAGCAGCTGCTCGTGCTGGCCACGCGTCGGACCACGGCCCCGGACCGCACTGACGCCGTCACCTATGCGATCGCGGACCTGCACCGTCTTGACGGAGTCGAGCGGATCGACCTGGTCGGGCTCTCCACCGAGGACGTGGCGGAGTACCTGTTGCGCCAGACCGGCGTGTCGCGGGCCTCGGTCCGGGCGGCCGCCCCGGTGCTGCGGGACCACACCGGGGGCAATCCGTTCTTCCTCCAGGAGTACTGGCACGACCTCCAGACCCGCGGAGGGCTGGAGGCCATGCGCTCCGGATTCGCCCAGGCGCCACGTTCGGTCCAGGACGCGCTGGAGCGTCGGCTGGCCGCCTTCAGCGCGGAGCACGCGCGTGTCGTCGAGCTGGCAGCAGTTGCAGGCGACCAGATTGATCCCTCGGTCCTGGTCCAGGCTGATGACCTGGACTCGGCGGTGGTTCTCGAGGGGCTGGACTTCGGGGTCCGGGCCGGCCTTCTCGGCACAGACCCGGACGGTGGGGGTTTCCGGTTCGCGCACGCGCTGGCCCGGCAGGCCGTGCTCGATCGGATGTCCTCCACTGGTCGCGCGGCTGCCCACGCGCGGGTCGCGGAGGTTCTCGAGGGCCGGATGGCTGAGGACGATCCGGGACTGGTCGCCCAGCTGGCGCATCACTACCTCCAGGCCAAAGCGCTCGGACACGGGGACAAGGCGGTGCACTACCTGGTGCTGGCGGCTGAGCAGGCGGTGCGCAGCATCGCCCCGGGTGAGGCCGCGGCGCTCTACGAGCGGGCAGCGCAGCTGCACGCCGCCCAAGGCCCGCCCCGGGTGGAGCTGCTCCTGACCGCGGCCCGTTGTTACATGCACGCCGGCGACTTCACGACCGCCCGACGGCTGTACGCCGACCTGGCTTCGAGCAAGAGCCCGCGAACCCGGCTGCTGGCCGCGATTGGTCACGAGGACGCCTCCGCCCGGCCCGGGGTCAACGGCCAGCCGTCGCTGGTGATGCTCAGCGAGGCTCTTGAGGGCGCCGCCCTGGACCGCAGTGACCCGCTGTACGTGCGCGCTCTCGCGAGCATGGGCAGAGCGTCCGCGTTCACGGGTGACTCGCAACGGGCTCGAGTGTGGGGAGAGGATGCGCTGGCGCTGGCCCGCGCGGACGGGGACGCGGAGCTGGTCGCTCACGCGCTCGGTCGGACCCTGTGGCAGGGGATGACCCCTCAGCTGGCGCCCGAGCTGCTGGCCAGGGCAGTCGAGCTGTACGAGATCGGCTCCCGTCTCGGGGACGCCGACCATCTCGGTCCGGCCGCGTTCTATCGCTCCGTCTTCGCCTACATCGTGGGGGACGAGCCTGCTTGGACCAGTGCTCAGCGCGACCTCACCGAGCTTGCTCTGTCCCGCGGACAGCCGTTCTTCCGGTACGTCGCCGGGTGCAGCCGGTACGCCCATCGGTACGCGGTAGGAGACTATGCGGCGGCCGAGCGCATTGTGGCCTGGCTGGAACAGTTCAACCAGGAGTTCGACGGCGCTACCGAGGGATCCTGGGGAGTGCAACAGTTCATGCTGCGGCGTGTCACCGGCCGCCTGGCACAGGTGCGCCCGTTCCTGACCGGCAAGGAGCATCTCGACGGTCACTGGCTCCCAGGTCTCTTGGCGCTGTATACCGAGCTGGAGATGTGGCCGGCGGCGGCCCCTCTGCTGAGCCACCTGTGTGACCAGATCCAGGACCATCGGACCGGTGCTCAGTGGGGCGGCGTCCTGGCGTTCATGACCGAGGCGGCGGTGAAGCTCGACGACGTGTCCACCGCCCGGGTGCTACGGCCGCTGCTGGCCAGACACGCCGACGGGAATCTCATGGCCGGGCAGTTCGTCGCGGTCTTCGGGAGCGCCGATCGCCGTCTGGGCGAGCTGGACTCGCTGCTGGGTGCGTCGAGCGCTGACCTTCATTTTGAGCGCGCCCTGGCCATGGACAGGCGGATGGGGGCGGTCACCCACCAAGCCGAGACACTGGCCGCCTGGAGCCGTCACCGGGCCCGGGTCTCAGGCACGACGGCCGGGCCGTCGGCCGCCGGGCTCGCCGACGAGGCGGGTGCGCTGGCACGGCGAATCGGTCATTGGGCCGTCCTTCGCGACCTCGACACCGTCCCGGCGCCCGACGCGGTACACCCACCTCTTCCCAACGGCCTGACCGAGCGGGAGGTGGATGTTCTCCGTCTGGTCGCCGAGGGCCTGTCCAACCGCGAGATCGGCGAACGGCTGTTCCTCAGCGCGAACACGGCCGCGAACCACGTCCGCAGCATCCTGGGCAAGACCGCTGCCCCCAACCGCACCAAGGCTGCGATCTTCGCCACTGAGCACGGTCTGCTCCGTTCGGGGCGATGA
- a CDS encoding FAD-binding oxidoreductase: protein MNGTPALSILEAARGSVVTAHSPDYEQARSVYNGMIDRHPLAVVRAVDVADVRVAVAAARESGLDLAIRAGGHSVPGFGTVDDGIVLDLSRMKGIRIDPSKRTARVQGGCTWGDFDHAAHAFGLATTGGIISTTGVAGLTLGGGIGYLARAHGLSIDNLRSVDVVLADGSFVTASENEHADLFWALRGGGGNFGVVTELEFDLHPVDTIYGGPMFFELENAEALLKTYREWIAAAPRAMGAFPAFQIAPPLPFVPEDRVGEPFALLVSCFNGSDEDAEALLQELRAVGTPVAEHVGRMPYPALNSAFDGLLPAGLQHYWKAAFLPELTDGAIAAHLEHGPNVPAMQSTMHLYPIDGAVQDVAADATAFAYRDAKFAPVIAGMWPDPADNEANTRWVRDYHAALEPHTSAGGYINFMAQDDQSRIQANYGPNYERLALVKNTYDPKNLFHLNQNIAPSE from the coding sequence ATGAACGGCACACCGGCACTCAGCATCCTCGAGGCAGCACGTGGCTCGGTTGTCACGGCGCACTCCCCCGATTACGAACAGGCGCGCTCTGTCTACAACGGCATGATCGACCGCCACCCCCTCGCCGTCGTGCGCGCCGTCGATGTCGCCGACGTGCGTGTCGCGGTCGCAGCGGCACGGGAGAGCGGCCTCGACCTCGCCATCCGGGCGGGGGGGCACAGCGTTCCAGGGTTCGGGACGGTGGACGACGGCATCGTCCTCGACCTCAGCCGCATGAAGGGGATCCGCATCGACCCGAGCAAGCGGACCGCCCGAGTACAAGGAGGCTGCACCTGGGGGGACTTCGACCATGCTGCGCACGCCTTCGGCCTGGCAACCACGGGCGGGATCATCTCGACCACCGGAGTGGCCGGCCTCACCCTCGGCGGGGGTATCGGCTACCTCGCCCGTGCGCACGGACTCTCCATCGACAACCTTCGCTCGGTCGACGTCGTCCTTGCCGATGGCAGCTTCGTGACCGCGAGCGAGAACGAGCACGCCGACCTGTTCTGGGCGCTGCGCGGCGGTGGCGGGAACTTCGGGGTGGTGACCGAGCTGGAGTTCGACCTTCACCCGGTCGACACGATCTACGGCGGCCCGATGTTCTTCGAGCTCGAGAACGCCGAGGCCCTGCTCAAGACCTATCGCGAGTGGATCGCCGCCGCCCCCCGCGCCATGGGAGCCTTCCCTGCGTTCCAGATCGCCCCACCGCTTCCCTTCGTACCCGAGGACCGGGTCGGCGAGCCGTTCGCGCTGCTGGTGTCCTGCTTCAACGGCAGTGACGAGGACGCGGAGGCGCTGCTCCAGGAGCTGCGTGCGGTCGGAACGCCGGTCGCCGAACACGTCGGCCGGATGCCCTACCCTGCACTCAACTCCGCGTTCGACGGCTTGTTGCCCGCCGGCCTCCAGCACTACTGGAAGGCCGCGTTCCTCCCCGAGCTCACCGACGGCGCCATCGCCGCGCACCTGGAACATGGCCCGAACGTGCCGGCGATGCAGTCCACGATGCACCTCTACCCGATCGACGGGGCGGTCCAGGACGTCGCCGCAGATGCGACCGCGTTCGCCTATCGCGATGCGAAATTTGCCCCCGTGATCGCGGGCATGTGGCCGGACCCGGCAGACAACGAGGCCAACACTAGGTGGGTTCGCGACTACCACGCGGCACTCGAGCCCCACACCAGCGCCGGCGGCTACATCAACTTCATGGCGCAGGACGACCAGAGCCGCATCCAGGCCAACTACGGGCCGAACTACGAGCGCCTCGCCCTCGTCAAGAACACCTATGACCCGAAGAACCTGTTCCACCTCAACCAGAACATCGCTCCGTCGGAATGA
- a CDS encoding ATP-binding protein — protein MRDDEPGVPPEDRERIFERFTHLDDARARDRGGSGLGLAINRETSLARGGSLHVMQDTSDGALFELRLPCGRDEGSHAGLRWLFVASGP, from the coding sequence GTGCGTGATGACGAGCCGGGAGTGCCGCCGGAGGACCGCGAGCGCATCTTCGAGCGATTCACCCACCTCGACGACGCCAGGGCCCGCGATCGCGGCGGCAGCGGCCTGGGGCTGGCGATCAACCGTGAGACGTCACTGGCTCGCGGCGGGTCCCTGCATGTGATGCAGGACACGTCGGACGGCGCCCTGTTCGAGCTGCGCCTTCCCTGTGGAAGGGATGAGGGCTCTCACGCTGGTCTCAGGTGGCTGTTCGTAGCGTCGGGGCCATGA
- a CDS encoding ABC transporter ATP-binding protein, translated as MSDIAIRTTGLCKSYGDKTALVGLDLEVRAGEVFGLLGHNGAGKTTTVNLLTTLLQPTGGQMVIGGQDGRRNPDGVRRIIGYLPENVQFYDNLTTLENVRYFGRLSGLRRPDARIGQVLEYLDFTGHENERLGTFSKGMRQRVGIAQAILHEPAVLFLDEPTSGLDPQGVRKLREIIVGLNRDLGMTIFMNTHLLSEVTKTCTSIGVLTAGELRYHDSLEATIGAFPDESSLEDIYLHLDSPRVA; from the coding sequence ATGAGTGACATCGCGATCAGAACGACAGGGCTCTGCAAGTCCTACGGCGACAAGACGGCCCTGGTCGGCCTGGACCTCGAGGTCCGCGCCGGTGAGGTCTTCGGCCTCCTCGGGCACAACGGCGCCGGCAAGACGACGACCGTCAATCTCCTGACGACCCTGCTCCAGCCCACCGGCGGTCAGATGGTCATCGGCGGGCAGGACGGCAGGCGCAACCCCGACGGGGTGCGCCGCATCATCGGCTACCTGCCGGAGAACGTGCAGTTCTACGACAACCTCACGACCCTGGAGAACGTGCGCTACTTCGGTCGGCTCTCTGGGCTGCGCAGGCCCGACGCCCGGATCGGCCAGGTCTTGGAGTACCTCGACTTCACCGGGCACGAGAACGAGCGCCTGGGCACATTCTCCAAGGGCATGCGTCAGCGGGTCGGCATCGCCCAGGCGATCCTGCACGAGCCCGCCGTGCTGTTCCTGGACGAGCCCACCTCGGGGCTGGACCCCCAAGGGGTCCGCAAGCTCCGCGAGATCATCGTCGGGCTCAACCGGGACCTCGGCATGACGATCTTCATGAACACCCACCTGCTGTCCGAGGTGACGAAGACCTGCACCAGCATCGGCGTGCTCACAGCCGGTGAGCTGCGCTACCACGACTCGCTCGAGGCGACCATTGGCGCCTTCCCCGACGAGTCCTCGCTGGAGGACATCTACCTGCACCTCGACTCACCGAGGGTCGCATGA
- a CDS encoding ABC transporter permease: MTGFRATLQQEVLSARRERMPQVLLVVFLGMVSVSSLIGWLTHRTVTSVWETTRAAGLTTAPNPFAHAASLSYVTNVVIYVILIGALLAIVLGVSSTLRSRKSRTTDLVLSRPVDVAVHLGAKLTGMAIWLATILTAAAVLTWASIALIARAALGAGDTVRLASFFGLAWVFLLVFVVVGMLSGIHSRRETSALLLPIVGWSVITFVLPQLGTAALPVSLLNPVAAVPVQGGAFALVQQIVGPLALGEQFKTLSGAALGTGGSSSLGLAATAIVTALAAGLLVLLATKRDHLRRDLRD; this comes from the coding sequence ATGACCGGCTTCAGGGCCACCCTGCAACAGGAGGTGCTCAGCGCCCGCCGCGAGCGGATGCCGCAGGTGCTCCTGGTCGTCTTCCTCGGCATGGTGTCCGTCTCCAGCCTCATCGGCTGGCTCACCCATCGCACGGTGACAAGCGTGTGGGAGACCACCAGGGCGGCGGGCCTGACCACAGCACCCAACCCCTTCGCGCACGCCGCCTCGCTGAGCTACGTGACGAACGTGGTGATCTACGTGATCCTCATCGGCGCGCTCCTCGCGATCGTCCTGGGCGTCAGCTCGACACTGCGGAGCCGGAAGTCGCGGACGACGGACCTCGTCCTGAGCCGGCCGGTCGACGTGGCCGTCCACCTCGGAGCCAAGCTCACGGGCATGGCGATCTGGCTCGCCACGATCCTCACCGCAGCAGCGGTGCTCACCTGGGCGAGCATCGCCCTGATCGCCCGGGCCGCCCTCGGCGCCGGAGACACCGTCCGGCTCGCCTCGTTCTTCGGCCTGGCCTGGGTGTTCCTCCTCGTCTTCGTCGTCGTCGGGATGCTCAGTGGCATCCACAGCCGGCGCGAGACCTCAGCGCTCCTGCTGCCGATCGTCGGCTGGAGCGTGATCACGTTCGTCCTGCCCCAGCTCGGCACGGCAGCACTCCCAGTGTCCCTGCTCAACCCGGTGGCCGCGGTCCCCGTCCAGGGCGGCGCATTCGCCCTCGTCCAACAGATCGTCGGCCCGCTCGCCCTGGGCGAGCAGTTCAAGACCCTCAGCGGCGCGGCCCTCGGAACCGGAGGCTCCAGCAGCCTCGGGCTCGCCGCGACCGCGATCGTCACCGCCCTCGCGGCCGGCCTCCTGGTGCTGCTGGCGACCAAGCGCGACCACCTGAGAAGAGACCTCCGTGACTGA
- a CDS encoding ABC transporter permease, which yields MTDTLVVARKELLDLRRNRFMALLLGFILVAATLSVIVGAAQFRIKLDEYHQYVDALKASGSTVAPAAPQLFPLQLLRGSIEYIELIGGLFAIVVGYGMVAKEKQRATIQLLFSRPVRRYSVAGGKVLALGLTWLVAVAVVFSVITGVLLVVGRAPLQPVDIGRLLIAAAVAWAYLLLWSALAMALASSTKHLSTGLIAVLVLWLVVVLIIPQIGDTMDPDNQVPGGLFKSLQIAKPDEKAVLAHFTGYDTVRNGLEVTSVTKHFERLSFAFLGIKDTFNQLPIAAVARETLTYSLSLVLASAAAVGLALLTTTRKTLLRRNS from the coding sequence GTGACTGACACCCTCGTCGTCGCCCGCAAGGAGCTGCTCGACCTGCGCCGCAACCGGTTCATGGCCCTGCTGCTCGGCTTCATCCTCGTCGCCGCCACCCTCTCGGTGATCGTCGGGGCCGCCCAGTTCCGGATCAAGCTCGACGAGTACCACCAGTACGTCGACGCACTCAAGGCCAGCGGGAGCACGGTCGCCCCGGCCGCCCCGCAGCTGTTCCCGCTCCAGCTGCTGCGCGGGAGCATCGAGTACATCGAGCTGATCGGCGGGCTCTTCGCCATCGTCGTCGGCTACGGCATGGTCGCCAAGGAGAAGCAGCGCGCCACCATCCAGCTCCTCTTCAGCCGGCCCGTCCGACGCTACTCGGTCGCCGGCGGCAAGGTGCTCGCTCTGGGGCTCACCTGGCTGGTCGCGGTCGCAGTCGTCTTCTCCGTCATCACCGGTGTGCTCCTGGTCGTCGGCCGGGCCCCGCTGCAACCGGTCGACATCGGACGGCTGTTGATCGCCGCCGCCGTGGCGTGGGCCTACCTGCTGCTCTGGAGCGCCCTGGCCATGGCACTCGCCTCCTCGACCAAGCACCTGAGCACCGGCCTGATCGCCGTCCTGGTCCTGTGGCTCGTCGTGGTCCTGATCATCCCGCAGATCGGCGACACCATGGATCCGGACAACCAGGTGCCCGGTGGGCTGTTCAAGAGCCTGCAGATCGCCAAGCCGGACGAGAAGGCCGTGCTGGCCCACTTCACGGGCTACGACACCGTGCGCAACGGCCTGGAGGTCACGTCCGTCACCAAGCACTTCGAGCGGCTCTCGTTCGCCTTCCTCGGGATCAAGGACACCTTCAACCAGCTGCCCATCGCCGCCGTCGCACGCGAGACCCTGACCTACTCCCTCTCCCTCGTCCTGGCCTCCGCCGCTGCGGTCGGCCTCGCCCTGCTCACCACCACCCGCAAGACGCTCCTCAGGAGGAACTCATGA